In Salegentibacter mishustinae, a single genomic region encodes these proteins:
- a CDS encoding single-stranded DNA-binding protein produces the protein MKTLRNTVQLIGNVGEDPKSHRFENGMLVCRFSLATNEQFFKDGEKIQETQWHQLVAWSKQAELASKYIAKGKEIAIKGKLTYRSYNNEAGEKQYITEILVNEILLLSSSKRDNN, from the coding sequence ATGAAAACGCTTAGAAACACAGTACAGTTAATTGGAAACGTAGGGGAAGATCCAAAATCTCACAGGTTTGAAAATGGTATGTTGGTTTGCCGATTCTCTTTGGCCACCAATGAACAATTTTTTAAAGACGGAGAGAAAATTCAGGAAACACAATGGCACCAGCTTGTAGCCTGGAGTAAGCAGGCAGAACTTGCCAGTAAGTATATCGCTAAGGGAAAGGAAATTGCTATTAAAGGCAAATTAACTTATCGCTCGTATAACAACGAAGCTGGGGAAAAACAGTACATCACCGAAATTCTGGTAAATGAGATCCTTTTATTGAGCAGCTCAAAACGGGATAATAATTAA
- a CDS encoding JAB domain-containing protein produces the protein METKVNEIAISYSGSIKTKFLPNISSSRDAINLLFEHWDKQNIELFESFKMLLLNNSNKVKGIYTLSTGGITGTLVDIRIVFAVVLKSVTTSIILAHNHPSGTLQPSQPDKLLTEKIKKAGELFDIKVLDHLILTPDGDYFSFADEGIL, from the coding sequence ATGGAAACCAAAGTTAATGAAATCGCAATAAGTTACAGCGGAAGTATTAAAACAAAATTCCTTCCCAATATATCTTCTTCCCGTGATGCTATTAACCTTCTATTTGAGCATTGGGATAAACAAAATATTGAACTTTTTGAAAGTTTTAAAATGCTGCTTCTTAATAATTCCAATAAGGTAAAAGGTATTTACACCCTCTCTACAGGAGGCATCACCGGAACTTTAGTAGATATAAGAATCGTATTCGCAGTAGTTCTAAAGTCTGTAACTACTTCTATAATTTTAGCCCATAACCATCCCTCGGGAACGCTGCAACCCAGCCAACCCGATAAACTCTTAACGGAAAAGATCAAAAAAGCAGGGGAACTTTTTGATATTAAGGTATTGGATCATTTAATACTAACTCCCGATGGGGATTACTTCAGCTTTGCCGATGAAGGCATTTTATAA
- the xerA gene encoding site-specific tyrosine recombinase/integron integrase: MDRKYITLKNLIIDKEKCIGLKFFTDKVVQVMVDNLPDVQWSEKFRMNYILNTPANLELVFKTFRGVAWINCNHFYSKASFGREEEPVNIQQLQNREEVSGKRYCPGSYLRKLELKRYANSTIKTYVSCFETFINHYSDREIKDLNEEDIRLYLQKLIREDFSHSYINQAINAIKFYYEVVLEMPNRFYAIERPRPIEQLPKVLAKEEIMAIIEHTNNIKHRCIVSLLYSAGLRRIELLNLKLEDIDSKRMVIKVRSGKGNKDRFTILSEKLLGDLRKYYKEWRPTNFLFEGPGRKAYSPESVSSIVKNAAKKAKIKKRVTPHMLRHSFATHLLESGTDLRYIQVLLGHRSTKTTEIYTHVATNIFFKIKNPLD, encoded by the coding sequence ATGGATAGGAAGTATATTACTCTAAAGAATTTAATCATTGATAAAGAAAAATGTATAGGGTTAAAATTCTTTACCGATAAAGTAGTGCAGGTTATGGTGGACAACTTACCCGATGTACAGTGGAGTGAGAAGTTTCGCATGAATTATATCTTAAACACACCGGCTAACCTGGAGCTTGTTTTTAAGACCTTTCGTGGTGTTGCCTGGATCAATTGCAATCATTTTTATTCCAAGGCTAGTTTTGGAAGAGAGGAAGAGCCTGTGAACATTCAACAGCTGCAAAATAGGGAAGAGGTAAGCGGAAAGCGATATTGCCCTGGAAGCTACCTTAGAAAATTAGAATTAAAACGGTATGCCAATAGCACGATCAAAACCTATGTTTCTTGTTTCGAAACATTCATAAATCATTACAGTGACAGGGAGATAAAGGATTTGAACGAAGAGGATATAAGATTATATCTTCAGAAATTGATACGAGAGGATTTTTCTCATTCCTATATTAACCAGGCCATTAATGCTATTAAATTCTATTATGAAGTGGTACTGGAAATGCCCAATAGGTTTTATGCCATAGAACGTCCCAGACCTATAGAACAACTGCCGAAGGTCCTGGCAAAAGAGGAAATAATGGCTATTATTGAGCATACTAATAACATTAAACACCGATGTATAGTAAGTTTGCTTTATTCGGCCGGTTTAAGAAGAATTGAGCTCTTAAATTTAAAACTGGAAGATATAGATAGTAAGAGAATGGTGATTAAGGTAAGATCGGGCAAAGGAAATAAAGATAGGTTTACAATCTTAAGCGAAAAACTACTTGGTGATTTACGAAAATACTATAAAGAATGGCGACCGACTAATTTTTTGTTTGAAGGCCCGGGCAGGAAAGCCTATAGTCCCGAAAGTGTTTCGAGTATAGTAAAGAATGCTGCGAAAAAAGCGAAGATCAAGAAGCGGGTGACACCCCATATGTTACGACATTCCTTTGCAACCCATCTTTTAGAGAGTGGAACCGATTTACGATATATCCAGGTACTCCTTGGGCATAGAAGCACCAAAACAACAGAAATTTACACGCACGTGGCTACAAATATTTTTTTTAAGATTAAAAATCCATTAGATTAG